Sequence from the Pirellulales bacterium genome:
TGGCCCTGTTCGGCGGCTACGCCATCTATTTTCCCGAGTTGTTCCCGACGCGCCTCCGCAGTACGGGGGTGTCGTTCTGCTATAACGTGGGACGCTTCATCGCGGCGGTCGGCCCGTTCATGCTAGCCAAGCTGACCACCGACATCTTCACGAAGGCCCACGGCTACGAGCGCGAGCCGATGCGCTATGCCGGTGTGGCGATGTGCGCCGTCTTTTTGCTGGGACTGGTAGTCCTCCCCTTCGCCCCCGAAACCAAAGGGCGCCCGCTCCCCGAGTGAACTGGGTTCGCGCGCCTGTTGCTCTAGGCAGTAGCCTGTGCAGCATTCCAGCTTGGTGGTTGGGGCGCGTCGTGGGAGTCGGACGCACGCGTCTGCCCCTGAGAGATCGCGATTCGGCGGCCAAGCGGCCCTACGATTTCGTCTCGCCTGCCCGGCGCACTCTTTTTCAGACATTCTTTCGCGCCGGCGGTTCACGTCGTTGCCGCACGGCTCTTGCACTTCAGCGCTATTGGGTATGACTTGGCAAGCGTTGCCAGCATTGCAGGCGATTGACCGTTGACTTTGCCGGTCCGCTAAATCACGGGCTTTGGCGAAATTTTTCCGGTCGCGAAGATTTTAACGAAAGTTACATCTGCGGTGAGTCCGATAGTCAGCCCTGGAATCGATAGGCTCGTGCTAGCACGGCAGATCGGTCAGCGCAGGGAGCGATGAAGGTAACCGCAATGAACATGTCGTCCGTGATACGAAGCACTGAATTCGCCAAGCTCGTCCTAATGGGACTGCTGGTGCTGGCCGCCGGCCACACTCTGCAGGCCCAAACTGTGGCCGATGCTGACGGGCCGGACTTGCGCCCGGCGCCGACTCAAACGGGAGATTGGCGTTACGAAGCCCCGGCCAGCGCGCCGTCGGATCAGAGCGAACCGCGTCGTCATCAAACGATCGACCGTTCGCGCCCGCGCAGCCGTGCGGCTCAATCGGTCGGTCCGCGCGTCGATCGCCCGGCCAGGGGCGCCGGTAACGATGGCACCTACGATGAACGTGGCGAAGCACGCGGCCGCCGTGATCAAGGTTACGACCGCCCTGGCCAGCGCGACCAACAATTCGATCGTCGCGACCGCACCACCGACCGTCGCGACGCCAACTACGTCCGTCCCGACGGCAACAATTACGGTCGCGATCAAGCCGCTGCCCGCGCCGAGCAGGAATACCGCGATGGAGAAGGCGACTCCGAAGTCTCGCCTCGCGCACCGCTCCAACCGCAATACGATAGCTTCGGTTCGCAGGACAACAGTCGCCACACATCTGCGGTTCGTCGCATACGCCAGGGTCCTAACCAACAGGATCATCAGGTCGACGTTCATCAACACAACAGCAACCAACGCGGCATCACCCCGCACAACAACACCCCGTACAGCAACGGCCCGTATCAAGAGGCCAATCAGGCACCGCCGCGCCGTCCGTATCGGGACACCGATCCGCGTTACGCTCGCTCACGCGACAACCATGTCGAGCCGGTCGGCTATCAATGGCGTGCCGCACGCGAGGATGCGCAACGGGCGCAGCTCTCCGAGGCGCCGGCCTACGTGCCCGGTGCGGCAAGCGACACGGCCGATGGCGCCCCCACACGCCCCGTGAGCCGCACTGCCCGAGCGCTTTTGCCCGAACATGATTACCTTGAAGAAGGTCCGTCGCTACCTCGCACCGCGGCACGCACGCGCTACACCCAGACCGGAACCAGTCGCACCTTCGAGTTGCCTCCGGGCGCAGAGCTGGTGCAACCGCAGCCCGATCCCATGGGGGGCCAGGCCGGCGGCAACATCGTCTACGACGACGGCCGCACGAGCGGACCTCCGGG
This genomic interval carries:
- a CDS encoding DUF6666 family protein, with protein sequence MNMSSVIRSTEFAKLVLMGLLVLAAGHTLQAQTVADADGPDLRPAPTQTGDWRYEAPASAPSDQSEPRRHQTIDRSRPRSRAAQSVGPRVDRPARGAGNDGTYDERGEARGRRDQGYDRPGQRDQQFDRRDRTTDRRDANYVRPDGNNYGRDQAAARAEQEYRDGEGDSEVSPRAPLQPQYDSFGSQDNSRHTSAVRRIRQGPNQQDHQVDVHQHNSNQRGITPHNNTPYSNGPYQEANQAPPRRPYRDTDPRYARSRDNHVEPVGYQWRAAREDAQRAQLSEAPAYVPGAASDTADGAPTRPVSRTARALLPEHDYLEEGPSLPRTAARTRYTQTGTSRTFELPPGAELVQPQPDPMGGQAGGNIVYDDGRTSGPPGSYGAQGFSDDGAAPDGYDDGGYGGYGGGYDGYGRPMYSTPCPECGSCCGGISCPHRWFDESSVFAGVHAFKGGLDQGQNGNFGFQEGVNFAGSLWHQYGIGYQVGAQFVQSDLSGSNIASSFNNSRQQNFLTAGLFHRPACGNGLQGGVVFDWLDDRFYSHTRFTQMRGEISYITPYGNEFGFWGAFATGTNQTVQISSTTALTFGSVNMYNFFYRKNFTNGDQGRIWGGFTGDAGGIFGADYRVHMSNQWDLMGGFNYLIPGNGKSDGGSTQESWGLAMNVVWYPTRRACGIHNGPFRSLFGVADNNTFMVRER